The proteins below come from a single Tiliqua scincoides isolate rTilSci1 chromosome 16, rTilSci1.hap2, whole genome shotgun sequence genomic window:
- the LOC136635407 gene encoding calcium-binding mitochondrial carrier protein SCaMC-2-like isoform X1 yields MPAGARRSLASPVVSGVLCQCGAGGGAAAPEGSSPQPAPLVEQERRLRSLFLQLDVNRDGALCVHDLAVGLRRLGLHRSEGDLWLSRFQHVSSATCLLMCSEMCDPLMPTTSNRGWSTCSEPHNSTENNSLRWMAKKRSPCFFCS; encoded by the exons atgccgGCGGGTGCGCGGCGCTCGCTGGCTTCCCCGGTGGTGAGCGGCGTGCTGTGCCAGTGCGGGGCCGGCGGGGGTGCCGCGGCCCCCGAGGGCTCCTCTCCGCAGCCCGCGCCCCTCGTGGAGCAGGAGCGGCGCCTGCGCAGCCTCTTCCTACAGCTGGACGTGAACCGCGACGGCGCCCTTTGCGTGCACGACCTGGCCGTGGGCCTGCGCCGCCTCGGCCTGCACCGCTCTGAGGGGGACCTCTGG CTGTCTAGATTCCAGCATGTGAGCTCTGCTACTTGCCTTCTCATGTGTTCGGAGATGTGTGACCCACTCATGCCCACCACAAGCAACCGTGGCTGGAGCACCTGCTCAGAACCTCACAACTCTACTGAGAATAACAGTCTCCGATGGATGGCAAAGAAGCGATCACCATGTTTTTTTTGCAGCTAA
- the LOC136635407 gene encoding calcium-binding mitochondrial carrier protein SCaMC-2-like isoform X2 — protein sequence MPAGARRSLASPVVSGVLCQCGAGGGAAAPEGSSPQPAPLVEQERRLRSLFLQLDVNRDGALCVHDLAVGLRRLGLHRSEGDLWSLTSLL from the exons atgccgGCGGGTGCGCGGCGCTCGCTGGCTTCCCCGGTGGTGAGCGGCGTGCTGTGCCAGTGCGGGGCCGGCGGGGGTGCCGCGGCCCCCGAGGGCTCCTCTCCGCAGCCCGCGCCCCTCGTGGAGCAGGAGCGGCGCCTGCGCAGCCTCTTCCTACAGCTGGACGTGAACCGCGACGGCGCCCTTTGCGTGCACGACCTGGCCGTGGGCCTGCGCCGCCTCGGCCTGCACCGCTCTGAGGGGGACCTCTGG AGTCTGACATCTCTCCTCTAA